A part of Setaria viridis chromosome 8, Setaria_viridis_v4.0, whole genome shotgun sequence genomic DNA contains:
- the LOC117866300 gene encoding flavin mononucleotide hydrolase 1, chloroplatic isoform X1, which produces MVSLLPRAPYLASFPKPASSSLRPPLPAMSASPSAAAAPAAVAGSEAAARPRKLPVLLFDVMDTLVRDPYYHQIPAFFKFRTPFPGLSSIIKLGMCLWSGAQVFDEMPVRFYSRLMSMKELLESKHPTAWSEFEKGLIDENELAKKFFSDGRSFDLEGLKECMVRAYEYIDGVEDILCCLKKNNYEIHAFTNYPVWYQLIEDKLKLSKYLSWTFCSCRTGKRKPSPDFYLQAVDHLNVDPASCIFIDDRMVNIEAALSVGMVGLQFKNAEALRKDLCALGVELSPLVCEGEAHVQ; this is translated from the exons ATGGTCTCTCTGCTCCCTCGCGCCCCCTACCTCGCCTCATTCCCCaagcccgcctcctcctcgttgcGGCCGCCTCTGCCCGCCATGtcggcctccccctccgccgccgccgctcccgcggcCGTTGCcgggtcggaggcggcggcccggCCGAGGAAACTGCCGGTGCTGCTGTTCGACGTCATGGACACGCTCGTCCGGGACCCGTACTACCACCAGATCCCCGCCTTCTTCAAGTTCCGTACACCCTTCCCTGGCTTATCCTCGATTATTAAGCTCGGGATGTGTCTGTGGAGTGGCGCTcaggtgttcgacgaaatgcctgTTAGGTTCTACAGTAGATT AATGTCCATGAAGGAACTACTagaaagcaaacacccaacgGCATGGTCGGAATTCGAGAAGGGGCTGATTGATGAG AATGAGCTGGCCAAAAAGTTCTTCAGTGATGGCAGATCTTTTGATTTGGAAG GTCTCAAAGAGTGCATGGTGAGAGCATATGAGTACATTGATGGTGTCGAAGATATTCTTTGTTGTTTGAAGAAAAATAACTACGAGATACATGCTTTTACAAATTATCCAGTATG GTACCAATTAATCGAGGATAAGTTAAAGCTCTCAAAATATTTGTCCTGGACATTTTGCTCTTGTCGAACTG GAAAACGCAAGCCTTCACCCGATTTTTATCTTCAAGCTGTGGATCATCTCAATGTTGATCCAGCAAGCTGCATTTTTATTGATGATAG AATGGTAAACATTGAAGCAGCTCTTAGTGTAGGAATGGTTGGGTTGCAGTTTAAGAATGCTGAGGCTCTAAGGAAGGACTTGTGTGCTCTGGGAGTTGAATTATCTCCTCTTGTTTGCGAAGGTGAAGCACACGTACAATAA
- the LOC117866300 gene encoding flavin mononucleotide hydrolase 1, chloroplatic isoform X2: MVSLLPRAPYLASFPKPASSSLRPPLPAMSASPSAAAAPAAVAGSEAAARPRKLPVLLFDVMDTLVRDPYYHQIPAFFKMSMKELLESKHPTAWSEFEKGLIDENELAKKFFSDGRSFDLEGLKECMVRAYEYIDGVEDILCCLKKNNYEIHAFTNYPVWYQLIEDKLKLSKYLSWTFCSCRTGKRKPSPDFYLQAVDHLNVDPASCIFIDDRMVNIEAALSVGMVGLQFKNAEALRKDLCALGVELSPLVCEGEAHVQ, translated from the exons ATGGTCTCTCTGCTCCCTCGCGCCCCCTACCTCGCCTCATTCCCCaagcccgcctcctcctcgttgcGGCCGCCTCTGCCCGCCATGtcggcctccccctccgccgccgccgctcccgcggcCGTTGCcgggtcggaggcggcggcccggCCGAGGAAACTGCCGGTGCTGCTGTTCGACGTCATGGACACGCTCGTCCGGGACCCGTACTACCACCAGATCCCCGCCTTCTTCAA AATGTCCATGAAGGAACTACTagaaagcaaacacccaacgGCATGGTCGGAATTCGAGAAGGGGCTGATTGATGAG AATGAGCTGGCCAAAAAGTTCTTCAGTGATGGCAGATCTTTTGATTTGGAAG GTCTCAAAGAGTGCATGGTGAGAGCATATGAGTACATTGATGGTGTCGAAGATATTCTTTGTTGTTTGAAGAAAAATAACTACGAGATACATGCTTTTACAAATTATCCAGTATG GTACCAATTAATCGAGGATAAGTTAAAGCTCTCAAAATATTTGTCCTGGACATTTTGCTCTTGTCGAACTG GAAAACGCAAGCCTTCACCCGATTTTTATCTTCAAGCTGTGGATCATCTCAATGTTGATCCAGCAAGCTGCATTTTTATTGATGATAG AATGGTAAACATTGAAGCAGCTCTTAGTGTAGGAATGGTTGGGTTGCAGTTTAAGAATGCTGAGGCTCTAAGGAAGGACTTGTGTGCTCTGGGAGTTGAATTATCTCCTCTTGTTTGCGAAGGTGAAGCACACGTACAATAA